Proteins encoded by one window of Lathyrus oleraceus cultivar Zhongwan6 chromosome 1, CAAS_Psat_ZW6_1.0, whole genome shotgun sequence:
- the LOC127136716 gene encoding myb family transcription factor IPN2 isoform X2 — protein sequence MERMFPTKKPSTMNSHDRPMCVQGDSGLVLTTDPKPRLRWTVELHERFVDAVTQLGGPDKATPKTIMRVMGVKGLTLYHLKSHLQKFRLGKQPHKEFNDHSIKDASALELQRNTASSSAMIGRNMNEMQIEVQRRLHEQLEVQKHLQLRIEAQGKYMQSILEKAYQTLAGENMASATTNLKGVVIGPQGIPEMGLLKEFGTPLSFSSFQDLDLFGGSGGGDQLDLQQTMEKQTLDHHGFIQINDNLCLGKKRPNPNANPYNGNGKSPLMWSDDLRLQDLGPASSCLDDPFKGDQIQIQIAPPSLDRGNDIETIDIYDTKPLLQGELLGEKKFDASMNNKLERPSPRRGQQLHAERMNNPMISTGIMAQGRGSPFG from the exons ATGGAAAGAATGTTCCCTACAAAGAAGCCTTCAACTATGAATTCACATGATAGACCCATGTGTGTTCAAGGTGACTCAGGTCTTGTTCTTACCACTGACCCGAAACCTCGTCTTCGTTGGACTGTTGAACTCCATGAACGTTTTGTTGATGCTGTTACTCAACTTGGAGGACCTGACA AAGCCACTCCTAAAACTATTATGAGGGTTATGGGTGTCAAGGGTCTCACTCTTTACCATCTCAAGAGCCATCTTCAG AAATTTAGGCTTGGAAAGCAACCCCACAAAGAATTCAATGATCACTCAATTAAGGATG CTTCAGCTTTAGAACTGCAACGAAATACTGCTTCCTCTTCTGCCATGATTGGCCGCAACATGAATGA GATGCAAATTGAGGTGCAAAGAAGACTTCATGAACAGCTTGAG GTGCAAAAACACCTTCAACTAAGGATTGAAGCTCAAGGAAAATACATGCAAAGTATATTAGAGAAGGCTTATCAAACCCTTGCAGGTGAAAACATGGCATCAGCTACAACTAACCTAAAGGGTGTTGTTATTGGACCTCAAGGAATTCCAGAAATGGGACTATTGAAAGAATTTGGTACACCTCTTAGTTTCTCATCTTTTCAAGATCTCGACCTTTTCGGCGGCAGCGGCGGCGGCGATCAACTCGACCTTCAACAAACCATGGAAAAACAAACCCTAGACCATCATGGATTCATCCAAATCAATGATAACTTATGTCTTGGCAAGAAGAGGCCAAACCCTAACGCTAACCCTTATAATGGAAACGGAAAGAGTCCTTTAATGTGGAGTGATGATTTAAGGCTTCAAGATTTAGGACCAGCTTCATCATGTTTAGATGATCCTTTCAAAGGTgaccaaattcaaattcaaattgcACCACCATCATTGGATAGAGGAAATGATATTGAAACTATAGATATCTATGATACAAAGCCTTTACTCCAAGGGGAGCTTTTAGGCGAAAAGAAATTCGATGCGTCGATGAATAATAAACTCGAAAGGCCATCGCCAAGAAGAGGCCAACAACTTCATGCTGAAAGGATGAACAATCCTATGATTAGTACTGGTATCATGGCACAAGGTAGAGGCTCACCATTTGGATGA
- the LOC127136716 gene encoding myb family transcription factor IPN2 isoform X1 translates to MERMFPTKKPSTMNSHDRPMCVQGDSGLVLTTDPKPRLRWTVELHERFVDAVTQLGGPDKATPKTIMRVMGVKGLTLYHLKSHLQKFRLGKQPHKEFNDHSIKDGMRASALELQRNTASSSAMIGRNMNEMQIEVQRRLHEQLEVQKHLQLRIEAQGKYMQSILEKAYQTLAGENMASATTNLKGVVIGPQGIPEMGLLKEFGTPLSFSSFQDLDLFGGSGGGDQLDLQQTMEKQTLDHHGFIQINDNLCLGKKRPNPNANPYNGNGKSPLMWSDDLRLQDLGPASSCLDDPFKGDQIQIQIAPPSLDRGNDIETIDIYDTKPLLQGELLGEKKFDASMNNKLERPSPRRGQQLHAERMNNPMISTGIMAQGRGSPFG, encoded by the exons ATGGAAAGAATGTTCCCTACAAAGAAGCCTTCAACTATGAATTCACATGATAGACCCATGTGTGTTCAAGGTGACTCAGGTCTTGTTCTTACCACTGACCCGAAACCTCGTCTTCGTTGGACTGTTGAACTCCATGAACGTTTTGTTGATGCTGTTACTCAACTTGGAGGACCTGACA AAGCCACTCCTAAAACTATTATGAGGGTTATGGGTGTCAAGGGTCTCACTCTTTACCATCTCAAGAGCCATCTTCAG AAATTTAGGCTTGGAAAGCAACCCCACAAAGAATTCAATGATCACTCAATTAAGGATGGTATGAGAG CTTCAGCTTTAGAACTGCAACGAAATACTGCTTCCTCTTCTGCCATGATTGGCCGCAACATGAATGA GATGCAAATTGAGGTGCAAAGAAGACTTCATGAACAGCTTGAG GTGCAAAAACACCTTCAACTAAGGATTGAAGCTCAAGGAAAATACATGCAAAGTATATTAGAGAAGGCTTATCAAACCCTTGCAGGTGAAAACATGGCATCAGCTACAACTAACCTAAAGGGTGTTGTTATTGGACCTCAAGGAATTCCAGAAATGGGACTATTGAAAGAATTTGGTACACCTCTTAGTTTCTCATCTTTTCAAGATCTCGACCTTTTCGGCGGCAGCGGCGGCGGCGATCAACTCGACCTTCAACAAACCATGGAAAAACAAACCCTAGACCATCATGGATTCATCCAAATCAATGATAACTTATGTCTTGGCAAGAAGAGGCCAAACCCTAACGCTAACCCTTATAATGGAAACGGAAAGAGTCCTTTAATGTGGAGTGATGATTTAAGGCTTCAAGATTTAGGACCAGCTTCATCATGTTTAGATGATCCTTTCAAAGGTgaccaaattcaaattcaaattgcACCACCATCATTGGATAGAGGAAATGATATTGAAACTATAGATATCTATGATACAAAGCCTTTACTCCAAGGGGAGCTTTTAGGCGAAAAGAAATTCGATGCGTCGATGAATAATAAACTCGAAAGGCCATCGCCAAGAAGAGGCCAACAACTTCATGCTGAAAGGATGAACAATCCTATGATTAGTACTGGTATCATGGCACAAGGTAGAGGCTCACCATTTGGATGA